A window from Sphingopyxis alaskensis RB2256 encodes these proteins:
- a CDS encoding agmatine deiminase family protein: MTLRMPAEWAPHRAVWIGFPHLAEEWAGAIDEGRRDVAAFANAVHDGGRGEEVRLVVNDERQADIAAALIDPGVKILVQPLGDIWLRDTGPIVVGTGAARRARNFRFNWWGEKFVMPGDLEVGAALAGQSGLPVDDQDWVLEGGAIDVDGTGLCVTTEECLLNINRNPSLTREDIAVRLHQSLGIERLLWLGHGLIGDHTDGHVDNLARFVGEGRLALPVAAGDDDPNAAVYADARARTVAFGGVEIVDLPSPGRIELNGEIAAASYMNFYIGNSTVVVPTYGVANDQAAVDTLAALFPDRRAVGVPARGIIVGGGSFHCSSQQLPD; this comes from the coding sequence ATGACGCTGAGAATGCCTGCCGAATGGGCGCCGCACAGGGCCGTCTGGATCGGTTTCCCGCACCTCGCTGAGGAGTGGGCGGGCGCAATCGACGAAGGACGGCGCGATGTCGCCGCCTTCGCCAACGCCGTCCACGACGGAGGCCGCGGCGAAGAAGTGCGGCTGGTCGTCAATGACGAACGGCAGGCGGACATCGCCGCGGCACTCATCGATCCGGGCGTCAAGATCCTCGTCCAGCCGCTTGGCGACATCTGGCTGCGCGACACCGGCCCGATCGTCGTCGGTACCGGCGCAGCGCGACGCGCCCGCAATTTCCGGTTCAACTGGTGGGGCGAGAAGTTCGTCATGCCGGGCGATCTGGAAGTGGGCGCTGCGCTGGCCGGTCAGAGCGGCTTGCCGGTCGATGATCAGGACTGGGTGCTCGAAGGCGGCGCTATCGACGTCGACGGCACGGGGCTCTGCGTCACGACCGAGGAATGCCTGCTCAATATCAACCGCAATCCGTCACTGACACGCGAGGATATCGCGGTGCGGTTGCACCAGTCGCTGGGGATCGAGCGGCTGTTGTGGCTCGGCCATGGCCTCATCGGCGATCACACCGACGGCCACGTCGACAATCTCGCGCGCTTCGTCGGCGAGGGGCGCCTCGCGCTGCCGGTCGCGGCGGGCGATGACGATCCCAACGCCGCCGTCTACGCCGATGCGCGCGCGCGAACGGTGGCGTTCGGCGGGGTCGAGATCGTCGACCTGCCCTCGCCCGGCCGCATCGAGCTGAACGGGGAGATCGCCGCGGCGAGCTATATGAACTTCTATATCGGGAACAGCACCGTGGTCGTGCCGACCTATGGCGTCGCGAACGATCAGGCCGCGGTCGATACGCTCGCCGCGCTCTTCCCCGACCGCCGCGCGGTCGGCGTCCCCGCCCGCGGCATCATCGTCGGCGGGGGCAGCTTCCATTGCTCGAGCCAGCAGCTTCCGGAC